The following are encoded together in the Streptomyces sp. NBC_00341 genome:
- a CDS encoding acetoacetate--CoA ligase, which produces MTSAADEAPLWQPGPDRIATAAVTRFQNWAAERHGAPAGGGYPALHRWSVDELDTFWQAVAEWFDVRFSTPYETVIGDRAMPGAQWFPGATLNYAEHALRAAEDPLRAEAPALLHVDETHTQTPTSWSELRRRVGSLAAELRALGVNRGDRVSGYLPNIPEAVVAFLATAAVGAVWTSCAPDFGARSVLDRFQQVEPVVLFTVDGYRYGGKEHHRADTVAELRRELPTLRAVVHIPLLGTEAPDGALEWSALTAADTEPDFEQVPFDHPLWVLYSSGTTGLPKAIVQSQGGILLEHFKQIGLHCDLGPEDRFFWYTSTGWMMWNFLVSGLLTGTTLVLYDGSPGYPDVSAQWRVAEQTGATLFGTSAAYVMACRKAGIHPGRDFDLSRVQCVATTGSPLPPDGFRWLHDEVADDLWIASVSGGTDVCSCFAGAVPTLPVHIGELQAPGLGTDLQSWDAAGKPVIGEVGELVVTQPMPSMPIRFWNDPDGSRYHDSYFDVYPGVWRHGDWITITERGSVVIHGRSDSTLNRQGVRMGSADIYEAVERLPQIRESLVIGLEEPDGGYWMPLFVHLAEGVTLDDELRAAIKHTIRENLSPRHVPDEVIEVPGIPHTLTGKRIEVPVKRLLQGTALAKAVNPGSLDNPELLHFYEELARERR; this is translated from the coding sequence ATGACCTCAGCAGCCGACGAAGCCCCCCTCTGGCAGCCCGGCCCGGACCGCATCGCGACCGCCGCCGTCACCCGCTTCCAGAACTGGGCGGCCGAGCGCCACGGAGCACCGGCCGGCGGCGGATACCCAGCGCTGCACCGCTGGTCGGTCGACGAGCTGGACACCTTCTGGCAGGCCGTCGCCGAATGGTTCGACGTACGGTTCTCCACCCCGTACGAGACCGTCATCGGCGACCGCGCCATGCCCGGCGCCCAGTGGTTCCCCGGCGCCACCCTCAACTACGCCGAACACGCGCTGCGCGCCGCCGAGGACCCCCTGCGCGCCGAAGCGCCCGCGCTGCTCCACGTGGACGAGACCCACACCCAGACCCCCACCTCCTGGTCCGAGCTCCGCCGCCGGGTCGGCTCGCTCGCCGCCGAACTCCGCGCGCTCGGCGTCAACCGGGGCGACCGCGTCAGCGGCTACCTCCCCAACATCCCGGAGGCGGTCGTCGCCTTCCTCGCCACCGCGGCCGTCGGAGCCGTCTGGACCTCCTGCGCCCCCGACTTCGGCGCCCGCAGCGTCCTCGACCGCTTCCAGCAGGTCGAACCCGTCGTCCTGTTCACCGTCGACGGCTACCGCTACGGCGGCAAGGAACACCACCGCGCAGACACCGTCGCGGAGCTGCGCCGCGAACTCCCCACCCTGCGCGCCGTCGTCCACATCCCGCTGCTGGGCACCGAAGCGCCGGACGGCGCCCTCGAATGGTCTGCCCTCACCGCCGCGGACACCGAACCCGACTTCGAGCAGGTCCCCTTCGACCACCCGCTGTGGGTGCTCTACTCCTCCGGCACCACCGGCCTCCCCAAGGCCATCGTCCAGTCCCAGGGCGGCATCCTGCTCGAACACTTCAAGCAGATCGGCCTGCACTGCGACCTCGGCCCGGAGGACCGCTTCTTCTGGTACACCTCCACCGGCTGGATGATGTGGAACTTCCTCGTCTCCGGCCTCCTCACCGGCACCACCCTCGTGCTGTACGACGGAAGCCCCGGCTACCCGGACGTCAGCGCCCAGTGGCGGGTGGCCGAGCAGACGGGCGCCACGCTCTTCGGCACCTCCGCCGCCTACGTCATGGCCTGCCGCAAGGCCGGCATCCACCCGGGGCGCGACTTCGACCTCTCCCGTGTCCAGTGCGTGGCCACCACAGGCTCCCCGCTCCCGCCCGACGGCTTCCGCTGGCTCCACGACGAAGTGGCCGACGACCTGTGGATCGCGTCGGTCAGCGGCGGCACCGACGTCTGCAGCTGCTTCGCCGGAGCGGTCCCCACCCTCCCCGTCCACATCGGCGAGCTCCAGGCGCCCGGTCTCGGTACGGACCTCCAGTCCTGGGACGCGGCGGGCAAGCCGGTCATCGGTGAGGTCGGAGAGCTCGTCGTCACCCAGCCCATGCCGTCCATGCCGATCCGCTTCTGGAACGACCCCGACGGCAGCCGCTACCACGACAGCTACTTCGACGTGTACCCCGGAGTCTGGCGCCACGGGGACTGGATCACGATCACCGAGCGCGGCTCCGTCGTCATCCACGGCCGCTCCGACTCCACCCTCAACCGCCAGGGCGTCCGCATGGGCTCCGCCGACATCTACGAAGCGGTCGAACGGCTCCCGCAGATCCGTGAATCGCTCGTCATCGGCCTGGAGGAACCGGACGGCGGGTACTGGATGCCGCTCTTCGTCCACCTCGCGGAGGGCGTCACCCTCGACGACGAACTGCGCGCCGCGATCAAGCACACCATCCGGGAGAACCTCTCGCCGCGCCACGTCCCGGACGAGGTCATCGAGGTCCCCGGCATCCCGCACACCCTCACCGGCAAGCGCATCGAGGTTCCGGTCAAGCGCCTGCTCCAGGGAACCGCCCTGGCCAAGGCCGTCAACCCCGGCTCGCTCGACAATCCGGAACTCCTCCACTTCTACGAGGAACTGGCGCGCGAGCGCCGCTGA
- a CDS encoding glycoside hydrolase family 31 protein gives MNGRDLVRSVKSVGSKQGLRAVRSAWRRSRLDARALPSRGPERARVPGLVVGAEPGPGGGVVRFARSELCVRVAVGGAVFWGWDGAEPLPSYALPGPAPDADPRAVLEPDKDGGWQVVSERLTVAVSRHGAVELRTPGGVVLRRELPPRWWEPVAGGSARWVQRSEVPADARFFGLGGRAGGPRLRDGEYGLWNTDPGGRFGPGDDPLYVTMPVQLVVSDAGTHLAFHDNSWVGRVTLREGAEGAGSGHDLPGMSEVRMEGGPLRCWVVAGTPARVLQGWTALTGAPALPPSWALGPQHARWGFGSGREVRRIVSGYRERGLPLSVLHLDIDHYDGHRVFTVDQERFPDLPGLARELRADGVRLVSIVDPAVPAAPGDAVFDAGRAVGDSGAFVRDAGGRIVRGEVWPGECVYPDFTDPRVREWWGGLYAERLAQGFSGVWHDMNEPVSFAAFGDPTLPRSARHVLEGRGGDHREAHNVYGLAMARAGYEGLARLRPDERPFLFSRSGWAGMQRYGGTWSGDVSTGWPGLRASLSLVLGLGLCGVPYSGPDVGGFDGSPSPELYLRWFQLGAYLPLFRTHAAIGAGRREPWEFGPRVLEAAREVMVERERLRPYWVTLARLARLTGAPYVRPLWWGSPGDRALRECEDAFLLGDALLVAPVLGPGIGERAVRLPPGRWYDTVSGAVHEGPGQVVVGAPLSRVPVLARAGSVIPVRGADGGLELEVWAPVEGRGGGGCVVRDPGDGWEEAVVERYTSRLVGGRVVVEREGAEGLVDCPVRVRGL, from the coding sequence ATGAACGGTCGTGACCTGGTGCGCTCGGTGAAGTCGGTGGGTTCGAAGCAGGGGCTGCGTGCGGTGCGCTCGGCGTGGCGGCGCTCACGGCTGGACGCGCGGGCGCTGCCGTCGCGCGGGCCGGAGCGGGCGCGGGTGCCGGGGCTCGTGGTGGGGGCGGAGCCGGGGCCCGGCGGGGGCGTGGTGCGGTTCGCGCGGTCGGAGTTGTGTGTCCGGGTCGCGGTGGGGGGTGCGGTCTTCTGGGGGTGGGACGGGGCGGAGCCGCTGCCGTCGTACGCGCTGCCGGGGCCCGCCCCGGACGCCGATCCGCGGGCCGTTCTGGAGCCGGACAAGGACGGCGGGTGGCAGGTGGTGTCGGAGCGGCTGACCGTCGCGGTGTCCCGGCACGGGGCGGTGGAGCTGCGGACCCCCGGTGGCGTGGTGCTCCGTCGTGAGCTGCCGCCGCGGTGGTGGGAGCCGGTGGCGGGCGGGTCCGCGCGGTGGGTGCAGCGGTCCGAGGTCCCGGCGGACGCGCGGTTCTTCGGGCTCGGCGGGCGGGCGGGCGGTCCGCGGCTGAGGGACGGCGAGTACGGGCTGTGGAACACCGATCCGGGCGGCCGGTTCGGGCCCGGCGACGATCCGCTGTACGTGACGATGCCGGTTCAGCTGGTGGTCTCGGACGCGGGGACGCATCTGGCGTTCCACGACAACTCCTGGGTGGGGCGGGTGACGCTGCGCGAGGGGGCGGAGGGTGCCGGTTCCGGTCATGACCTTCCCGGCATGTCGGAGGTGCGGATGGAGGGCGGGCCGCTGCGCTGCTGGGTGGTGGCGGGCACCCCGGCCCGGGTGCTGCAGGGCTGGACGGCCCTGACGGGCGCGCCGGCGCTGCCGCCGTCCTGGGCGCTGGGTCCGCAGCACGCCCGCTGGGGTTTCGGGAGCGGGCGGGAGGTGCGGCGGATCGTGTCGGGGTACCGGGAGCGGGGGCTGCCGCTGTCCGTGCTGCATCTGGACATCGACCACTACGACGGGCACCGGGTGTTCACGGTGGACCAGGAGCGGTTTCCCGATCTGCCGGGGCTGGCGCGGGAGCTGCGCGCGGACGGGGTGCGGCTGGTGTCGATCGTGGACCCGGCGGTGCCCGCCGCGCCGGGTGACGCGGTGTTCGACGCGGGCCGGGCGGTGGGTGACTCGGGCGCGTTCGTGCGGGACGCCGGTGGGCGGATCGTGCGGGGTGAGGTGTGGCCGGGTGAGTGCGTGTATCCGGACTTCACCGATCCTCGGGTGCGCGAGTGGTGGGGCGGTCTGTACGCGGAGCGGCTGGCGCAGGGGTTCTCCGGTGTCTGGCACGACATGAACGAGCCGGTGTCGTTCGCGGCGTTCGGTGACCCGACGCTGCCCCGTTCGGCGCGGCACGTGCTGGAGGGGCGCGGCGGTGATCACCGTGAGGCGCACAACGTGTACGGCCTGGCGATGGCGCGTGCCGGGTACGAGGGCCTGGCCCGGCTGCGTCCGGACGAGCGGCCGTTCCTGTTCTCGCGTTCCGGCTGGGCGGGGATGCAGCGGTACGGGGGCACCTGGTCCGGTGATGTGTCGACGGGCTGGCCGGGGCTGCGGGCCTCGCTGTCGCTGGTGCTGGGCCTCGGGCTGTGCGGGGTGCCGTACTCGGGCCCGGATGTCGGCGGTTTCGACGGGTCGCCGTCGCCGGAGCTGTATCTGCGGTGGTTCCAGCTGGGCGCGTATCTGCCGTTGTTCCGTACGCATGCGGCGATCGGTGCGGGGCGCAGGGAGCCGTGGGAGTTCGGGCCGAGGGTGCTCGAAGCGGCGCGGGAGGTGATGGTGGAGCGGGAGCGGCTGCGTCCGTACTGGGTGACGCTGGCGCGGCTGGCCCGGCTGACGGGTGCGCCGTATGTGCGTCCGTTGTGGTGGGGTTCGCCCGGCGACCGGGCGCTGCGGGAGTGCGAGGACGCGTTCCTGCTGGGGGACGCGCTGCTGGTGGCACCGGTGCTGGGGCCGGGGATAGGTGAGCGGGCGGTGCGGCTGCCGCCGGGGCGCTGGTACGACACGGTGAGCGGTGCGGTGCACGAGGGGCCGGGGCAGGTGGTGGTCGGGGCGCCGTTGTCGCGGGTGCCGGTGCTGGCGCGGGCCGGCTCGGTGATTCCGGTGCGGGGTGCGGACGGCGGTCTTGAACTGGAGGTGTGGGCTCCGGTGGAGGGGCGCGGCGGTGGCGGCTGTGTGGTCCGTGATCCGGGTGACGGCTGGGAGGAGGCGGTGGTCGAGCGGTACACGAGCCGGCTGGTGGGTGGGCGGGTCGTGGTGGAACGGGAGGGTGCGGAGGGGCTGGTGGACTGCCCGGTGCGGGTGCGGGGGCTGTGA
- a CDS encoding NUDIX domain-containing protein, with protein sequence MSATTRNPEKPVKPVKDSHCGSCGAPYTALASPDAWPRTCVVCGATAYRNPLPVAVALLPVADADGTGLVVITRTIEPALGGRALPGGFIDHAEDWKGAVVRELREETGIEAHRDDVRLADALSSPDGHLLLFGLLPTRPAATLPVSAPTDETSGYDILRAPEELAFPLHTEAVRSWFAGRYR encoded by the coding sequence GTGTCCGCGACGACGAGAAATCCCGAAAAGCCCGTGAAGCCCGTGAAGGACTCCCACTGCGGCAGCTGCGGAGCCCCGTACACCGCCCTCGCGTCCCCGGACGCCTGGCCCCGCACCTGCGTGGTCTGCGGCGCCACCGCCTACCGCAACCCGCTGCCGGTCGCCGTCGCCCTGCTCCCCGTCGCCGACGCGGACGGCACCGGACTGGTCGTCATCACCCGCACCATCGAACCCGCCCTCGGCGGACGCGCCCTGCCCGGCGGCTTCATCGACCACGCGGAGGACTGGAAAGGCGCGGTCGTCCGCGAACTCCGCGAGGAGACCGGCATCGAGGCCCACCGCGACGACGTCCGCCTCGCCGACGCACTCAGCTCACCGGACGGCCACCTGCTCCTGTTCGGCCTGCTCCCGACGCGGCCGGCCGCCACCCTTCCCGTATCCGCACCCACCGACGAGACCTCCGGATACGACATCCTGCGCGCCCCGGAAGAGCTCGCCTTCCCCCTCCATACGGAGGCCGTCCGCTCCTGGTTCGCCGGCCGGTACCGCTGA
- a CDS encoding M15 family metallopeptidase — translation MTGLASAFRVLAATAATLLAVTAAAPAAQAKPEPKAPAEFVSLRAVDPTIIQEMRYPTGHDFMGEPVDGYRDPLCILTRPAAQALHRAQLRLLRQGYSLKVYDCYRPQRAVDHFVRWAKDLDDETMKGEFYPRVDKTRLFADGYIAEKSGHSRGSTVDLTLVRLPARPTAPYRPGQRLVPCYAPRSERFPDNSIDMGTGFDCFDTLSHTDDPRIQGVQRANRQFLKKTLTDAGFVNLAEEWWHYTFTPELFPDTYFDFPVARRSVAGH, via the coding sequence ATGACAGGTCTTGCTTCCGCTTTCCGTGTCCTGGCAGCCACTGCCGCCACCCTGCTCGCCGTCACCGCCGCCGCCCCGGCGGCGCAGGCGAAGCCCGAGCCGAAGGCTCCCGCGGAGTTCGTGTCGCTGCGCGCGGTCGATCCCACGATCATCCAGGAGATGCGTTACCCCACGGGGCACGACTTCATGGGCGAGCCGGTCGACGGTTACCGCGATCCCCTCTGCATCCTGACCCGGCCCGCCGCCCAGGCACTGCACCGGGCCCAGCTCCGGCTGCTGCGCCAGGGCTACTCGCTGAAGGTGTACGACTGCTACCGGCCCCAGCGGGCCGTCGACCACTTCGTACGGTGGGCGAAGGATCTGGACGACGAGACCATGAAGGGTGAGTTCTACCCGCGGGTCGACAAGACCCGGCTGTTCGCCGACGGTTACATCGCGGAGAAGTCCGGTCACAGCCGCGGCAGCACCGTGGACCTGACCCTGGTGAGGCTGCCGGCCCGGCCCACCGCGCCGTACCGGCCGGGCCAGCGGCTGGTGCCCTGTTACGCGCCGCGGTCCGAGCGCTTCCCGGACAACTCGATCGACATGGGCACCGGATTCGACTGTTTCGACACGCTCTCGCACACGGACGACCCGCGGATCCAGGGAGTGCAGCGCGCCAACCGGCAGTTCCTGAAGAAGACGCTCACCGACGCCGGATTCGTCAATCTGGCCGAGGAATGGTGGCACTACACCTTCACGCCCGAGCTGTTCCCGGACACCTACTTCGACTTCCCGGTGGCCCGGCGGTCCGTCGCCGGCCACTGA
- a CDS encoding DUF962 domain-containing protein, whose protein sequence is MSQQTFDSYEEFWPYYVAMHSRAATRWVHLTGTLTGLAITAYGLARGRKRYAAALPLIGYGTAWPAHFLIEGNNPASFGHPAWSLRGDVQMIRMMLAGRDRELAETAAKWLADDS, encoded by the coding sequence ATGTCACAGCAGACGTTCGATTCGTACGAGGAATTCTGGCCCTATTACGTCGCGATGCACTCCAGGGCCGCGACCCGCTGGGTCCATCTGACCGGCACCCTGACCGGCCTCGCGATCACCGCCTACGGTCTGGCGCGCGGCCGCAAGCGGTACGCGGCGGCGCTGCCGCTGATCGGGTACGGGACCGCCTGGCCCGCCCATTTCCTGATCGAGGGGAACAACCCGGCCTCCTTCGGGCATCCTGCCTGGTCGTTGCGCGGCGACGTGCAGATGATCCGGATGATGCTGGCCGGCCGGGACCGGGAGCTCGCGGAGACCGCCGCCAAGTGGCTCGCCGACGACAGCTGA
- a CDS encoding zinc ribbon domain-containing protein, with amino-acid sequence MPRKRIPVVAGWFTEDGAEEEFRLLGTRCPLCASVFFPRQDGFCRNPGCTGGEPVEVPLSPRGTVWSYTDGRYRPPPPYLSDPDVPWEPYTLVAVELAAERMVVLGQAAPGVGVEDLAVGMTVEVVPGTLGPDSGADGDDDGTVWTTWHWRPVDTGSGGGVR; translated from the coding sequence TTGCCGCGCAAACGCATACCCGTGGTGGCCGGGTGGTTCACCGAGGACGGCGCAGAGGAGGAATTCCGGCTGCTGGGCACCCGCTGCCCGCTCTGCGCGTCGGTCTTCTTCCCCCGCCAGGACGGCTTCTGCCGCAATCCGGGCTGTACGGGCGGCGAGCCGGTCGAGGTCCCGCTGTCCCCGCGCGGCACGGTCTGGTCGTACACCGACGGCCGCTACCGGCCCCCGCCGCCCTACCTCTCCGACCCGGACGTGCCCTGGGAGCCGTACACGCTGGTGGCCGTGGAGCTCGCCGCCGAGCGGATGGTGGTGCTCGGGCAGGCCGCCCCGGGGGTCGGTGTCGAGGATCTCGCGGTCGGGATGACGGTCGAGGTCGTGCCGGGGACGCTGGGTCCGGATTCCGGGGCCGACGGGGACGACGACGGGACGGTGTGGACGACCTGGCACTGGCGGCCGGTGGACACGGGCTCCGGGGGCGGTGTGCGATGA
- a CDS encoding lipid-transfer protein yields the protein MSGDVAVLGAGMHPWGKWGRSFVEYGRVAARAALADAGVDWPDVQSVVGADTVRGGYPGYVAGATFAQALGWQGARVTSVYAACASGAQAVNTARAQILAGMADVVLVVGADAAPKGFFAPAGGERPDDPDWLRFRVLGATNPAYFALYARRRMAVHGDTPEDFAQVKVKNAAAGALNRNARYRAPVTAEQVAASGLVADPLRLLDICATSDGAAALVLSSMEFARRHGAADPVRIRAVSTVTPTYPKAVLDLPDIATDSAVAVEPAAQGFRASIARAAYEEAGIGPRDLSLAEVYDLSTALELEWYEDLGLCPPGEGAALLRTGATALGGRVPVNPSGGLASFGEAVPAQAIAQVCELTWQLRGTAGDRQIPGARAGITANQGLFGHGSAVVAVR from the coding sequence ATGAGCGGGGACGTGGCCGTCCTCGGGGCCGGGATGCATCCCTGGGGCAAGTGGGGGCGCAGCTTCGTCGAATACGGCAGGGTGGCCGCCCGCGCGGCTCTCGCGGACGCGGGTGTCGACTGGCCGGACGTGCAGTCCGTGGTCGGCGCGGACACCGTGCGCGGCGGCTATCCGGGGTACGTGGCCGGGGCGACGTTCGCGCAGGCGCTGGGCTGGCAGGGCGCCCGGGTCACCAGTGTGTACGCGGCCTGCGCGTCGGGCGCGCAGGCGGTGAACACCGCCAGGGCGCAGATCCTGGCCGGGATGGCCGATGTGGTGCTGGTGGTGGGGGCGGACGCGGCGCCCAAGGGGTTCTTCGCCCCGGCGGGCGGCGAGCGGCCGGACGATCCCGACTGGCTGCGGTTCCGGGTGCTCGGTGCCACGAACCCCGCGTACTTCGCCCTGTACGCCCGGCGCCGGATGGCGGTGCACGGGGACACCCCGGAGGACTTCGCGCAGGTCAAGGTGAAGAACGCGGCGGCCGGCGCGCTGAACCGCAACGCCCGGTACCGGGCGCCCGTGACCGCCGAGCAGGTCGCTGCGTCCGGGCTGGTCGCCGATCCGCTGCGGCTGCTCGACATCTGCGCCACGTCCGACGGGGCGGCGGCGCTCGTGCTGTCCAGCATGGAGTTCGCCCGGCGGCACGGGGCCGCGGATCCGGTCCGTATCCGTGCCGTTTCGACCGTGACGCCGACGTATCCGAAGGCGGTGCTCGATCTGCCGGACATCGCCACGGATTCGGCGGTCGCCGTGGAGCCCGCGGCGCAGGGCTTCCGTGCCTCGATCGCGCGTGCGGCGTACGAGGAGGCGGGGATCGGGCCCCGCGACCTCTCCCTGGCCGAGGTGTACGACCTGTCGACGGCGCTGGAGCTGGAGTGGTACGAGGACCTCGGGCTGTGCCCGCCGGGTGAGGGCGCGGCGCTCCTGCGTACGGGGGCGACGGCGCTCGGCGGGCGTGTCCCGGTGAACCCGAGCGGTGGTCTGGCGTCCTTCGGGGAGGCCGTTCCCGCGCAGGCGATCGCCCAGGTCTGCGAGCTGACCTGGCAGTTGCGCGGTACGGCGGGAGACCGCCAGATCCCGGGGGCACGTGCCGGGATCACCGCGAACCAGGGGCTGTTCGGCCACGGCTCCGCGGTCGTCGCGGTCCGCTGA
- a CDS encoding ATP/GTP-binding protein, with protein MAFGRSSRSRRPVEPVTLKILVAGGFGVGKTTMVGAVSEIRPLRTEERLTEAGRPVDDLSGVEAKTTTTVAMDFGRITLREDLVLYLFGTPGQDRFWFLWDELAQGALGAVVLADTRRLEDSFAAVDYFERREIPFAVAVNRFEGADRFPAETVRAALDLNPEVPLLQCDARDRSSVRDVLVAVVEHALARADAPREPATT; from the coding sequence ATGGCCTTCGGGCGCTCTAGCCGCAGCAGGCGGCCCGTGGAGCCCGTTACCCTGAAAATCCTGGTGGCGGGCGGCTTCGGAGTGGGCAAGACGACCATGGTGGGAGCGGTCAGCGAGATCAGGCCGCTGCGTACGGAGGAGAGACTGACCGAGGCGGGACGCCCGGTGGACGACCTGTCGGGGGTCGAGGCGAAGACCACCACGACGGTGGCGATGGACTTCGGGCGGATCACGCTCCGCGAGGACCTGGTGCTGTACCTCTTCGGCACCCCGGGACAGGACCGCTTCTGGTTCCTCTGGGACGAACTCGCCCAGGGCGCGCTGGGCGCGGTCGTCCTCGCGGACACCCGGCGCCTGGAGGACTCCTTCGCGGCGGTCGACTACTTCGAGCGCCGGGAGATCCCCTTCGCCGTCGCCGTCAACCGCTTCGAGGGAGCGGACCGGTTCCCCGCGGAGACGGTGCGGGCGGCGCTCGACCTGAATCCGGAGGTACCGCTGCTCCAGTGCGACGCGCGGGACCGCTCGTCCGTCCGGGACGTGCTGGTGGCCGTCGTCGAACACGCGCTGGCCCGTGCCGACGCGCCACGCGAACCGGCCACGACGTAA
- a CDS encoding DUF742 domain-containing protein: protein MSADPSRSPAAPGGPQSSRWYDAEAGPVVRPYAMTRGRTSSASRHRLDLIAIVVPEPAADDPGRDQMLSPEHVEIVELCSDMPQSIAELAAGLDLPVGVVRVLVGDLVEDELVHVTRPVPPAELPDVNILREVINGLRAL from the coding sequence ATGAGCGCGGACCCCTCCCGTTCCCCGGCCGCCCCCGGCGGTCCGCAGTCCTCGCGTTGGTACGACGCAGAGGCGGGGCCGGTCGTCCGTCCGTACGCGATGACGCGGGGACGTACCAGCAGTGCGTCCCGTCACCGTCTCGACCTGATCGCGATCGTCGTCCCCGAACCCGCGGCCGACGATCCCGGCCGGGACCAGATGCTCTCCCCGGAACACGTGGAGATCGTCGAACTGTGCAGCGACATGCCCCAGTCGATCGCCGAGCTCGCGGCCGGTCTGGACCTCCCCGTCGGGGTGGTCCGGGTACTGGTCGGTGATCTCGTCGAGGACGAGCTGGTGCATGTGACCCGTCCCGTTCCGCCGGCCGAGCTGCCGGACGTGAACATTCTTCGCGAGGTGATCAATGGCCTTCGGGCGCTCTAG
- a CDS encoding roadblock/LC7 domain-containing protein — protein MTAPNAAALNSVPQGSGELNWLLDELVERVASIRKALVLSSDGLPTGASKDLTREDGEHLAAVASGFHSLAKGVGRHFDAGRVRQTVVELDEAFLFVTAAGDGSCLAVLADSDSDVGQVAYEMTLMVKRVGAHLANSPRTTGLTSGG, from the coding sequence ATGACCGCACCGAACGCCGCAGCACTCAACTCAGTACCCCAGGGGTCCGGCGAACTCAACTGGCTCCTCGACGAACTCGTCGAACGGGTCGCCAGCATCCGCAAGGCGCTGGTGCTCTCCAGCGACGGACTTCCCACCGGCGCGTCCAAGGACCTGACCAGGGAGGACGGTGAACACCTGGCGGCCGTGGCCTCCGGGTTCCACAGCCTCGCCAAGGGAGTCGGGCGGCACTTCGACGCCGGCCGGGTCCGCCAGACCGTCGTCGAACTCGACGAGGCGTTCCTGTTCGTCACGGCGGCCGGTGACGGCAGCTGTCTGGCCGTGCTCGCGGACTCCGACTCGGACGTCGGGCAGGTGGCGTACGAGATGACGCTGATGGTCAAGCGGGTCGGCGCCCACCTGGCCAACTCCCCCAGGACGACCGGTCTGACCTCTGGAGGGTGA